One window from the genome of Gemmatimonadaceae bacterium encodes:
- a CDS encoding EamA family transporter — protein MIGEMTGDHARAQRARIAIAFAAVYLLWGSTFLAMRFAVETIPPFLMAGARHVVAGALMMAWTWRRAAHRPSWREWRSATVVGVLLLGANGGVAWAEQRVPSGTAALLVATVPLWMVLIDWWRPRGTHPGVGVLAGLAIGLAGLLLLVGPAELTGHGGVDGLGALVLLAGSVSWAAGSIIAQRAPHPSAPMLTTGMQLLTGGASLLVAAVIAGEPAHLSLAHVTFKSALGWGYLVVFGSLIGFTAYAYLLRTTTAAKVATYAYVNPIVAVFLGWAMAGEPVTARTLASAAVIVAGVATITVARRDQAPPVAEEAIGD, from the coding sequence ATGATCGGCGAGATGACGGGCGACCACGCGCGCGCCCAACGCGCGCGGATCGCGATCGCGTTCGCGGCCGTATACCTGCTCTGGGGCTCCACGTTCCTGGCCATGCGGTTCGCCGTGGAGACCATTCCGCCATTCCTCATGGCCGGCGCGCGCCACGTCGTGGCGGGCGCGCTGATGATGGCGTGGACCTGGCGCCGCGCCGCCCACCGACCGTCGTGGCGCGAGTGGCGCAGCGCCACCGTGGTCGGCGTACTGCTGCTGGGAGCCAACGGCGGCGTGGCGTGGGCGGAGCAGCGCGTGCCGTCGGGCACGGCGGCGCTGCTCGTGGCCACGGTGCCGCTGTGGATGGTCCTCATCGACTGGTGGCGGCCGCGCGGCACGCACCCCGGCGTCGGTGTCCTGGCGGGGCTGGCCATCGGACTCGCGGGCCTATTGCTGCTCGTGGGTCCGGCCGAGTTGACCGGACACGGCGGCGTGGATGGGCTCGGCGCGCTGGTGCTCCTGGCCGGATCCGTGAGCTGGGCCGCCGGCTCGATCATCGCGCAGCGAGCGCCGCACCCGAGCGCGCCGATGCTCACCACGGGGATGCAGCTGCTCACCGGCGGCGCCTCATTGCTCGTGGCCGCGGTGATCGCCGGCGAGCCGGCCCATCTGTCGCTGGCGCACGTGACCTTCAAGTCGGCGCTCGGATGGGGGTATCTCGTGGTGTTCGGCTCGTTGATCGGATTCACGGCGTACGCCTATCTGCTGCGCACGACCACCGCGGCCAAGGTGGCGACCTACGCGTACGTCAACCCGATCGTCGCCGTGTTCCTGGGCTGGGCGATGGCGGGCGAACCGGTCACGGCGCGCACCCTCGCCTCGGCGGCGGTGATCGTGGCCGGTGTGGCGACGATCACCGTGGCGCGGCGCGACCAGGCGCCGCCGGTGGCGGAAGAGGCGATCGGCGACTGA
- a CDS encoding DUF1080 domain-containing protein, whose amino-acid sequence MHIAPVIFRPHQENSVGMRSRRAAAGRVPLLVAGALVALALATPPAGAQVDTRWPQHSMDRPQPPVVDPGPYAAERGRPADAVVLFDGHDLSQWRDDKGGPAKWTLGKGYFQVAPGTGTMHTAQAFGDVQLHIEWRAPTPARGEGQERGNSGVFLQGLYEVQVLDSYHSTTYPDGQAGSIYGQFPPLVNPARPPGQWNAYDIIFHRPRFDASGAVTAPARFTVFMNGVLVQDNVVLSGPTANKVRPPYEKTPDRLPLGLQDHGDLVRYRNIWIRELPDQER is encoded by the coding sequence ATGCATATTGCGCCCGTGATCTTCCGTCCGCATCAGGAGAACTCCGTGGGCATGCGCAGTCGCCGCGCCGCAGCCGGGCGCGTTCCGCTTCTCGTGGCCGGCGCGCTCGTCGCGCTGGCACTCGCCACACCGCCCGCCGGCGCGCAGGTGGACACCCGCTGGCCGCAGCATTCCATGGACCGGCCGCAGCCGCCGGTGGTCGATCCCGGCCCGTATGCGGCCGAGCGTGGGCGGCCGGCCGATGCCGTCGTCCTGTTCGACGGGCACGACCTCTCCCAGTGGCGCGATGACAAGGGAGGCCCGGCAAAGTGGACGCTGGGCAAGGGCTACTTCCAGGTGGCGCCGGGCACGGGCACGATGCACACCGCGCAGGCGTTCGGCGACGTGCAGCTGCACATCGAATGGCGCGCGCCCACGCCGGCCCGGGGCGAGGGGCAGGAGCGCGGCAACAGCGGCGTGTTCCTGCAGGGGCTGTACGAGGTGCAGGTGCTCGACTCGTACCACAGCACGACCTATCCCGACGGGCAGGCGGGGTCGATCTACGGCCAGTTTCCGCCGCTCGTGAACCCGGCGCGGCCGCCGGGCCAGTGGAACGCGTACGACATCATCTTCCATCGGCCGCGCTTCGATGCCAGCGGCGCGGTCACCGCGCCGGCGCGGTTCACGGTGTTCATGAACGGCGTCCTGGTGCAGGACAACGTGGTGCTGAGCGGCCCCACGGCCAACAAGGTGCGCCCACCGTACGAGAAGACGCCGGACCGGCTGCCGCTGGGCTTGCAGGACCACGGCGACCTCGTCCGCTATCGCAACATCTGGATTCGGGAACTCCCCGATCAGGAGCGCTAA